From the genome of Mesorhizobium japonicum MAFF 303099, one region includes:
- a CDS encoding SCP2 sterol-binding domain-containing protein gives MSVQEIAEKIKSRVASSGFDRSVKFDTGGDGVIVIDGATVSTTDAPTDCTIKLSLDDLDSLIAGDLNPTMAFMTGKIKVEGDMTVAMALSQLIG, from the coding sequence GTGAGCGTTCAGGAGATTGCCGAGAAGATCAAGTCGCGCGTGGCCAGCAGCGGGTTTGATCGTTCCGTGAAGTTCGACACCGGGGGCGACGGCGTGATCGTCATCGACGGCGCGACCGTCTCGACCACCGATGCCCCCACCGACTGTACCATCAAGCTCTCGCTCGACGATCTCGATTCGCTGATCGCCGGCGACCTGAACCCGACCATGGCGTTCATGACCGGCAAGATCAAAGTCGAAGGTGACATGACGGTGGCCATGGCGCTCAGCCAGTTGATCGGCTGA
- a CDS encoding GNAT family N-acetyltransferase, with product MEMSVEIVAHAPAFSMVAETVADVAAREALLDRAMGPMRRKKSSEKLRRGRRPSEGLAFVARDASGGVAGTVRLWDVRLGEGGPAALLLGPLAVDPSLKNVGIGSALMRHAVTEAARLGHAAILLVGDAPYYGRFGFSADKTGRLAMPGPYERHRLLALELVEGALDGVHGTLKACGRKLKAQAPTLAA from the coding sequence ATGGAAATGTCAGTTGAAATCGTAGCTCATGCGCCGGCCTTCTCGATGGTCGCCGAAACCGTCGCCGACGTCGCGGCACGCGAAGCCTTGCTCGATCGTGCCATGGGGCCGATGCGGCGGAAAAAATCGTCGGAGAAGCTGCGGCGCGGCCGCCGGCCTTCGGAAGGCCTGGCCTTCGTCGCGCGCGATGCGTCGGGCGGCGTCGCCGGCACGGTGCGGCTGTGGGATGTCAGGCTGGGCGAGGGCGGCCCGGCAGCATTGCTGCTTGGCCCGCTCGCCGTCGATCCGTCGCTCAAGAATGTCGGCATAGGTTCGGCGCTGATGCGCCACGCCGTGACCGAGGCGGCGCGTCTCGGCCACGCGGCAATCCTGCTGGTCGGCGATGCACCCTATTACGGACGCTTCGGCTTCTCGGCCGACAAGACAGGCCGGCTGGCGATGCCAGGCCCCTATGAGCGGCATCGCCTGCTGGCGCTGGAACTGGTGGAAGGCGCGCTCGATGGCGTGCACGGCACGCTGAAGGCTTGCGGCCGCAAGCTGAAGGCACAGGCGCCGACGCTGGCCGCCTGA
- the odc2 gene encoding ornithine/lysine decarboxylase: MATQRILDFLATRRPSGPCLVVDLDVVRDNFRAFEKALPDSKIYYAVKANPAPEILRLLAAMGSSFDTASVAEVEMAMDAGAPADRISFGNTIKKERDIARAYQLGIRLFAVDCVEEVEKIARVAPGARVFCRVLTDGEGAEWPLSRKFGCVPAMAVDVLRHAKGLGLDAYGVSFHVGSQQTDLTAWDRALADAKKVFATLAEEGIVLKMVNMGGGFPTRYLRDVPAAQAYGQAIFSALRKHFGNAIPETIIEPGRGMVGNAGVIKSEVVLISKKADNDNVRWVFLDIGKFGGLAETMDEAIRYPLVTRHDGSETAPCVLAGPTCDSADVMYEKTPYPLPLSLTIGDEVLIEGTGAYTTTYSAVAFNGFEPLRSYVI, translated from the coding sequence ATGGCTACCCAGCGCATCCTCGACTTCCTCGCCACCCGACGTCCGTCCGGCCCCTGCCTCGTCGTCGACCTCGATGTCGTGCGCGACAATTTCCGCGCCTTCGAGAAGGCGTTGCCCGATTCCAAGATCTACTATGCGGTGAAAGCAAACCCGGCGCCGGAAATCCTGCGCCTCCTTGCTGCGATGGGCTCGTCCTTCGACACCGCTTCCGTTGCCGAGGTCGAGATGGCGATGGACGCGGGTGCGCCCGCGGACCGCATCTCCTTCGGCAACACTATCAAGAAGGAGCGTGACATCGCACGCGCCTACCAGCTCGGCATCCGTCTGTTCGCGGTCGATTGCGTCGAGGAGGTCGAGAAGATCGCCCGCGTCGCTCCCGGCGCGCGCGTGTTCTGCCGCGTGCTGACCGACGGCGAAGGCGCCGAATGGCCTCTGTCGCGCAAGTTCGGCTGCGTGCCGGCCATGGCCGTCGACGTGCTGCGCCATGCCAAGGGCCTCGGCCTCGACGCCTATGGCGTGTCGTTCCATGTCGGCTCGCAGCAGACCGATCTGACCGCCTGGGACCGTGCGCTCGCCGACGCCAAGAAGGTGTTCGCGACGCTCGCCGAGGAAGGCATCGTGCTCAAGATGGTCAATATGGGCGGCGGTTTCCCGACGCGCTATCTGCGTGACGTGCCGGCGGCCCAGGCCTATGGCCAGGCGATCTTCTCGGCGCTGCGCAAGCATTTCGGCAATGCCATTCCCGAAACCATCATCGAGCCAGGCCGCGGCATGGTCGGCAATGCCGGCGTCATCAAGTCGGAAGTCGTGCTGATCTCGAAGAAGGCCGACAATGACAATGTGCGCTGGGTGTTCCTCGACATCGGCAAGTTCGGCGGTCTGGCCGAGACGATGGACGAGGCGATCCGCTATCCCCTCGTCACCCGCCATGACGGCTCGGAGACCGCGCCTTGCGTGCTCGCCGGACCGACCTGCGATTCGGCCGACGTGATGTACGAGAAGACACCGTATCCGCTGCCTCTGTCGCTGACCATCGGCGACGAGGTGCTGATCGAAGGCACCGGCGCCTACACGACCACCTACTCGGCGGTCGCCTTCAACGGCTTCGAGCCTCTCCGATCCTACGTGATCTGA